DNA sequence from the Raineyella sp. LH-20 genome:
GCCCGGTGCCGCCCTGCCCGCCCCGCGCGAGCGGCGGGTGCAGGCGGTGGACCGGCCGGACCGTCCGGTGGCGGAGGTGCCGGCGCGCTCCGACGTGGCGTACGACGTGGACGTCCCGATCCCGCCGTTCTGGGGCACCCGGATCGTCAAGGGCGCCCCGCTGCGGGAGATCGTCGAGTGGCTCGACGAGCGGGCCACCCTGATGGGCCGCTGGGGGCTGCGTGGCACCCGCGGCGGCGCATCGTACGAGGACCTCGCCGAGCGCGAGGGTCGGCCGCGGATCCGCCGACTGCTGGACCGGATCCGTACGGACAACCTGGCCGAGCCCGCCGCGGTCTATGGCTACTTCCCGGTCTACTCCGCCGGCGACGAGGTGGTGATCCTCGACCCGAGCACACCCGAGGACCTGGATCGTACGGTCGGCCGGTTCAGCTTCCCGCGCCAGCAGCGGCCGCGCTTCCTGTGCATCGCCGACTTCTTCCGCGACCGGGCGCTGGCCGAGGCGAAGGGGCCGGACGTGATGCCGCTGCAGCTGGTGACGATGGGCGCGGCGCTCTCCGAGGCCACCGGCCGGCTGTTCGCCGCCGACGCCTATCGCGACTACCTGGAGCTGCACGGGCTGGGCGTTCAGCTCGCCGAGGCGATGGCCGAGTGGATGCACGCCCGGGTCCGCGCCGAGCTGGGGCTGGGCGGTGAGGACACCACCGTCGACGCGATGGTGCGCGACCAGGCCTACCGCGGCTCGCGCTACTCCTTCGGCTACGGAGCCTGCCCCGACCTCGAGCAGCGAGCCGTCATCGCTCGACTGCTCGACGCCGACCGGATCGGGGTGAGCCTGTCGGAGGAGTTCCAGCTGCACCCGGAGGAGTCGACCGACGCCTTCGTCGTCCACCACCCGGAGGCCAAGTACTTCAATGCTCGATAACGGCAATGCTCGATAACGGCAGGCACGCTGACACCGGATGGACCCTGCCCGCGCTGACCCCGGACGGGACGGGCGGGCGGCCCGCCGCCTGTCTGTGGGACTTCGACGGGACGCTCGCCGACACCGAGCCGATCTGGATCGGCGCCGAGTACGAGCTGATGGAGATGCTGGGCGGGGAGTGGAACGAGACCCACGCCCGCCGGTTGATCGGCGCGGACCTGACCGACTCGGCCCGCTACATGCTGGCGCTGGCCGGTCGCGACGACCTCACCCCGAGGTGGGTGGTGGAGTGGATGGTCTCCCGGGTGACCGACCGGATCCGGGCCGCGGACGACCTGGAGTGGCGGCCCGGGGCGCGCGACCTGCTCGCCGCCTTGGCCGCGGACGAGGTGCCCTGTGCGCTGGTGTCCTCGTCCTGGCGGCCGGTGCTGGACGCTGTCCTGGAACGGCTGCCGGCGGGCACCTTCCGGGCCGTGGTGGGCGGTGACGAGGTGACCGCCGGCAAGCCGGCCCCCGACCCGTACCTGCAGGCCGCCCGGCTGCTCGGCGTCGCCGCGGAGGACTGCCTGGTCTTCGAGGACTCGGTGACCGGCAGCACCGCCGGCCAGGCCTCGGGCGCCTGGGTGATCGGTGTGCCCAATCTCATCCCGCTGCCGGTGATGCCGCGGCGTACGGTGCTGCGGACGCTGGAGGGCATCACCCCGGCGGCGCTCTACGCGATGCGCGGGGCGGCGATCACCGCACCGGCCCTCAGCGGGGACCGGCCGTGACTCGGCGCAGGCGCGGCGCGCTGCCCGCCGTGCTCGCGCTGCCCGCCGTGCTCGCGTTGGCCGTCGCGGTCGCGGCGGCCGGGTGCACCCCCCAGGCCGCGCCGCCGGCGCCGCAGATCGGCCAGGCGGTCCCGCACGAGTCGCCCAGCCCCACGCCGACCCCGCGGCCCGACCGCGACTTCACCGTTGGCACCACTGACGCGATCATCGCCACCGATCCGGTGGCGATGACCACCGGCGGCTCGCAGACCCTGGCGTTCTCGGTCTTCCAGCGGCTGATGACCACCCCGGCGGGCAACGACCTGCTGAAGCCCGACGCGGCGCGCGACTGCATCTTCCAGCAGGCCACCGTCTACACCTGCACCCTGCTGGACGGGCTGCGCTTCCAGTCCGGCCGGCCGGTCACCTCGTCGGACGTGAAGTACTCCATCGAACGGGCCCAGCGGCTCGGCGCCGCCGACGCGGGGGCCGCCCAGCTGAGCTCGATCAGCGCGATCGACACGCCCGACCCGCAGACCGTACGTTTCGTGCTGGCGTACGCCGACACCGACATCGGCTACGCGCTGGCCACCCCGGCGGCATCGATCGTCGATCCGGACGTCTATCCGGCCGACCGGGTGATCGACGCCGCCACTCGACCGGTCGGCTCGGGGCCCTACCGCGTCACCGCCAGCGGCGGCGGCACCTGGTCGTTCGGCCGCTACGAGGGCTACCAGGGCTACGCGCCGGCCTCCATCGTCCGGATGCTGCTGAGGGAGTACGACAGCTCCGCCGCCCTGGAACAGGCGATGATCTCCGGCGACGTCGACGCCACCTGGCGCGGACTGTCCGCCGCTGCGGTGGCCCGCCAGCGGGCCGCCGCGACCGCCGACACCGACGGGGAGACCGCCCAGCCCGTCTCCGGTCTGCACCCGGTGACCATCGCCGGCTCCCGCGTGCTGCGGCTGGCCTGGAACCTCGGCTCCCGCTACGCCGGCGACGCCGGGGTGCGCGGGTTCGTCAGCCAGGCGGCCGGGGACCGGCGGACGCTCACCAGTCTGCTGCCGCTCGGCGTGGTCGGTGCGCGGACCGGGATGTTCCCGGCCGGCGGCATCCCGGCCCTCGACACGCCGAACGGTTCACCGCTGCCGCTCACCCTCGGCTACGACCCGCGGATGCCCGACGGGGCGGACCTGGCCGCCGAGCTGGCCCGCTCCCTGGACGCCACCGGGAAAGTGACGGTCACCATCGTCCCGAACGCCGCCGGCGCCGACACCGGCTCGGCCGACCTGCAACTGCTCGACGAGCGGGCCACCAGCTGGACCGCCCGCGCCTGGCTGCAGCGGCCCCTGTCGGTCACCTCATCGCCGAACGCCCGCGAGATCGGGACCGTGCTCACCCGGGGCCTGCCGTCCGCCGACCCCGCCACGCACAAGGCCGCGGTCGCCCAGCTGCAGTACTTCGCGGCCGAGGACGCGTACGTCACGCCGCTGACCCAGGGCGACGAGGTCGTCTTCGTCCGCGACGGCTGGTCGGTCGACACCGGGCGGATGGGCCCGGGCTGGCAGCTCGACCTGGCGGCCTTCACCAAGAACCCCTGATCCTGAACGACTGTGGAAGGACACACGTGACCGGAAACGACCCCCACTGGTCCGGCGTACGACTGGGCCCGCTCGAGGCGGGGGAGCGGGTCGCCCTCTCCGATCCCAAGGGACGGCGGCACTCCATCGTGCTGCAGCCCGGCGGCTCCTTCTTCACCTCCCGGGGCGAGATCCGCCACGACGCGCTGATCGGCGGACCGGACGGGGTCACCGTGGAGTCCAGCCTCGGCCAGACGTACGTCTGCTTCCGGCCGCTGCTGGAGGAGTTCACCGTCACGATGAAGCGCGGCGCGGCGGTGATCTACCCCAAGGACGCCGCGATGATCACGATGTTCACCGACGTCTTCCCCGGCGCCCGGGTGCTGGAGGCCGGCGTCGGGTCCGGGGCGCTCACCCTCTCGCTGTTGCGGGCCGTCGGGCCGACCGGAGTGGTGCACTCCTACGAGCGGCGGGCGGAGTTCGCCGCCGTCGCCGAACGCAACGTCACGAACTTCTTCGGCGTACGCCCCGACACCTGGCAGCTGCACCACGGCGACCTCACCGAGGCGATCACCGACGACGAGGTGGACCGGGTGGTGCTGGACATGCTCGCCCCGTGGGAGTGCCTCGACGCGGTCACCGCACGCCTGGTCGGCGGCGGCCTGCTGTGCTGCTATGTCGCCACCACCACCCAGATGGGTAGGGTGATGGACACGATGCGCAGCACCCGCTGCTACACCGAGCCCCGGGCGACGGAGACGACGATCCGGTCCTGGCATGCCGAGGGCCTGGCGATCCGGCCCGGTCACCAGACCTCCGGTCACACCGGCTTCCTGGTGATCGCCCGCCGGATGGCGCACGGCGTGGACGCGCCGTTGCGCAAGCGCCGGCCGGCCCCCGGGGCGTACGGTCCGGACTACCACGGCCCGATCCCGCCGGGGGTGCCGGCGGCGGAGGAGGAGAGCGATGAGTGAGCCGACCCCCGAGCGCCAGCAGGCCGAGATCTACCGGTTGCGCGACGAGGTCCGTACGCTCACCGACCAGTCCCGCCGGCTGGCCCAGGAAAAGGGGTCGGCCGACCGCCGGGTCGCCCAGCTGCGCACCGAGGCGCGCGGGCTGCTCGACCAGAACGCCCGGCTCACCGACCTGCTCGGCCAGACCCGCGACCAGCTGGTCCGGTTGAAGGAGAAGGTCGACGAGTTGCGGCTGCCGCCGTCGTCCTTCGGCCTGGTGACCGGACTGCCCGGCGGCCAGGTCGCCGACGTGACGATCGGCCAGCGCCGGCTGCGGGTGCAGGTCTCGCCCGCGCTGGAGATGTCGACGCTGCAGGTCGGCAGCCAGGTGCTGCTCAACGACGTCCCCCAGGTGATCGGCGTCGCCGAGGCGGCGCTCACCGGAGAGCTCGCCACCGTCAAGGAGCCCCTCGACGACGGCCGAGTGCTGGTCACCACCGGCACCGACCGCGAGGAAGTGCTGCACCGGGCCGCGGCGCTGGAGGGCCAGCAGCTGCGGGTCGGGCAGTCGCTGCTGGTCGACACCCGCGCCGGCATCGCGCTGGGCCGGGTGCCGACGACCGACGTCGCCGACCTGATCCTCGAGGAGACCCCGAGCGTCGGCTACGAGGACATCGGTGGCCTCGGCCCGCAGATCGAGCAGATCCGTGACGCCGTGGAGCTGCCGTTCCGGCACCGCGACCTCTTCGGGGCGTACGACCTCACCCCGCCGAAGGGCATCCTGCTCTACGGCCCGCCGGGGTGCGGCAAGACGATGATCGCGAAGGCCGTCGCGCATTCGCTGTCCGGGGAGGGCGGCGCCGACGGGCGGGCGTACTTCTTCAACATCAAGGGCCCCCAGCTGCTCAACAAGTACGTCGGCGAGTCCGAGCGCCAGATCCGGGTGGTCTTCCAGCGCGCCCGCGACAAGGCCTCCGACGGCGCCCCGGTGGTGATCTTCTTCGACGAGATGGAGTCGATCTTCCGCACCCGCGGCACCGGTCTGTCCTCCGACGTCGAGACGACGATCGTGCCGCAGCTGCTCGCCGAGATCGACGGGGTGGAGCAGCTGGCCAACGTCATCGTGATCGGCGCCTCCAACCGGCAGGACATGATCGACCCGGCGATCCTGCGACCGGGCCGCTTCGATGTGAAGATCCGGATCGAGCGGCCCGACCGGGGCGCCGCCGAGGAGATCTTCACGACCTATCTCACCGACCGGGTGCCGATCCGGGCGGGGGAGACCCGCCCGGCGATGATCGACGCCGCCCTCGACCGGCTCTACGCCACCGACACGGCGGCCGAGGTGTTCGAGGTGACGTACGCCTCCGGCGCCACCGCGATCATCCACTCCGGCGACCTGGTGTCCGGGGCACTGATCGAGTCGATCGTCGCCCGGGCGAAGAAATACGCCATCAAGGACGTGCTGGCCGGCGGCCCGGCCGGGATCAGCGTCGAGCACCTGCTGCGGTCGACCCGCACCGAGCTCTCCGACAACACCGACCGGCCGACCACCGACCCGGCCGACTGGGCTCGGGTGCTCGGCACCGACCAGGGCGAGCACGCCGGTGAGGCGATCGTCGCGGTCCGCCCGCTGCGGCACGCCGAGCCGCTCCCCGGTCCGGGCACCGGCCAGTACCTGTGAGTCCCACTAGGGTGGGACGGGTGAAAGCTGCGTACGTGCTGGTGGCGGACCTGGTCTGCGTCGTCCTCTTCGCCCTGGCCGGGCGGGGTGCCCACGGGGAGGGGACCGGGCCGGCTGCTGTCGCGCTGACCGCCTGGCCGTTCCTGGTCGGCTACCTGGTGACCTGGGCGGCGATCCGCGCCTGGCGCGGGCCGCTGCGGGTCCGCACCGGGGCGGTGCTGATGGTCGGCACCGTGCTGCTCGGGCACCTGCTGCGGGTGGCTTTCGGCGGCACGACGCACTGGTCGTTCATCCTGGTCAGCGTCATCGCGCTGACCGTCCTGCTGGTGGGCTGGCGGCTGGTCGCCCGCCTGGTCGTCCGGCGGCGGTGATGGCGGGCGGCGTGCCTGCCTCTCGCGTGCACGGCCTGGAGACCGAGTACGGCATCAGCCTGCTCGGCGTGCCGGCCGCCGAGGCACCGCACCCGATGTACCTGGCCAACCATGTCGTCCGCAGCTACCTGGAGTCGATCGGCTTCGGGGTGGGGCGCTGGGACTACACCGCCGAGTCGCCGCTGATCGACGCCCGCGGCTTCACCCTGCCGCGGGAGCGGGCGAGCCTGGAGCAGCTCACCGACATCGACCAGGGCCTCGGCAACGCGATGCTGGACAACGGCGCCCGGCTGTACGTCGACCACGCCCACCCGGAATACTCCGGGCCGGAGGTCCGGACCGCGCGTGACGCGATCGTCTGGGACCGGGCCGGTGACGCCATCATGCTCGAGGCGACCCGGGTGGCGTCGGCGGCGATCGGCCACGAGATCCGGCTCTACCGCAACAACACCGACTCCAAGGGCGCGTCGTACGGCACCCACGAGAACTACCTGGTCGCCCGTGGCGTGCCGTTCGCCCGGATCGTCCGCGACCTGACCGGCTTCCTCGTCTCGCGCACCGTGGTGATCGGCGCCGGCCGGGTCGGCATCGGCCAGAACGGCCAGACGGCGGGCTTCCAGCTGGGCCAGCGGCCGGACTTCTTCGAGACCGAGGTGGCGCTGGAGACCACCGTGCACCGCCCGATCATCAACACCCGCGACGAGCCGCACGCCCTGCGCCGGCTCTGGCGCCGGCTGCACGTGATCACCGGCGACGCCAACCAGGCCCAGGTCGCCGGCTGGCTCAAGGTCGGCACGGCCGCGCTGGCGGTCCGGCTGGTGGAGGCCGACCGGGCCCCCGACCTGCGCCCGCTGCGCCCGGTGGACGCCTTCCGGGCGATCTCCCACGACCCGGACCTCACCGCGACGGTCCCGCTGCAGGACGGCCGCGCGGTGACTGCGCTGGACATCCAGCAGGCCTGGCTGGACGGGTGCCGTACGCTGCCCGACCTCGGCCCCGAGGACCTGGCCCTGCTGGACGCCTGGCGGCAGGTGCTCGACGACCTGCGGGTGGACTGGCGGCGGACCGCCGACCGGCTCGACTGGGCCGCCAAGCGGCTGCTGCTGGAGTCCTACCGGGCCCGGGACGGTCTCGGCTGGGACGACCCGAAGCTGGCGCTGGTGGACCTGCAGTACGCCGACATCGACCCGGCCCGCAGCCTGGCGCTGAAGCTGGAGCGGGCCGGCCGACTGCGCACCCTGGTCACCCCGGACGAGGTCGCGGCGGCGCGGCGGACGCCTCCGACGGACACCCGGGCGTGGGCCCGCGGCCGGATCGTCGGCCGGTTCGTCGACCAGCTGCTCGGCGCCGGCTGGGACGGGCTGACCTTCAGCGGCGCGGACGGTCGGGGGATCGTCCGTCTGGAGTTGCTCGACCCGCTCGGCGGCACCCGCGACCTGACCGAGGAGCGGATCGTCCGGGCGACGCGCCCTGCGGATCTGGTGGACCTCTTCCCCGGCGCGTACGGCGGATAGACTCGGTCTGCCCCTGGTTGCGGAAGGAGACCGATGTCCGAGCAACAGCACGCGCAACACCGTGCCGAGGAGACGGCCGAGGAGGCCGAGACGTTGGCCCCTGCGCGACAGCAGCAGGACGAGGGCTTCGACGCCCTGCTCGACGAGATCGACGCCGTCCTGGAGACCGACGCGGAGGAGTTCGTCCGCGGCTTCGTGCAGAAGGGCGGACAGTGAACGACCGGATGACCAGCTCCTTCACCGAGCTGCTGGCGCAGGTCGCGCCCGACCTGCTGCCCTCCCGACGGACGCCGAGTGGCCCGGCCGACGGGCTCACCCCGCACGGCACCACCATCGTCTCGGCGACCTTCCCGCACGGTGTGGTGATGGCCGGCGACCGGCGGGCGACGATGGGCAACATGATCGCCCAGCGCGACATCCAGAAGGTGTACGCCTCCGATGAGTTCTCGCTGGTCGGCATCGCCGGCGCGGCCGGGCTCGCGGTCGAGATGGTGCGGCTGTTCCGGGTGGAGCTGGAGCACTACGAGAAGATCGAGGGCGCCCCGCTCTCCCTGGACGGCAAGGCCAACCGGCTCGCCGCCCTGATCCGTGGCAACCTCGCCAACGCCCTGCAGGGCCTGGCGGTGGTGCCGCTGTTCGCCGGCTGGGACCCGGCCGGCGGCCTGGGCCGGATCTTCTCGTACGACGCGACCGGCGGGCGCTACGAGGAGACCGCCTTCCACTCGGTCGGGTCGGGCTCGATCTTCGCCCGCGGCTCGCTGAAGAAGCTCTATCGCCCCGACCTGGATCTGCAGGGGTGTGCGACCGTCGTGGTGCAGGCGCTGGTCGACGCCGCCGACGACGACTCCGCCACCGGTGGCCCCGACCTGATGCGCCGGATCTACCCGATCATCATGGTCGCCGGACCGGACGGGGTGCACCAGCTGTCGGAGGAGGAGATGACCGCCATCACCGACCGGGTGATCGAGGGCCGGCGTCACCGGCCCGACGGTCCTGCGGCCCCGCTGATCTGATCCCCGCCGAGCTGAGGAGTAGTCCCATGAGCATGCCGTTCTACGTCGCGCCCGAGCAGCAGATGAAGGACCGCTCGGACTTCGCCCGCAAGGGCATCGCCCGCGGCCGGGCGGTGGTGGTGCTGCGCTATCGCGACGGCATCTGCTTCGTCGCCGAGAACCGTTCGCTGGCCCTGCACAAGATCTCCGAGATCTATGACCGGATCGCGTTCGCGGCGGTCGGGCGCTACAACGAGTTCGAGCAGTTGCGGATCGCCGGGATCCAGCAGGCCGACCTGCGCGGCTACGCGTACGACCGCTCCGACGTCACCGGGCGGATGCTGGCCAACGCGTACGCCCAGTTGATCGGGTCGACCTTCTCGTCGGGGGCCGAGAAGCCCTTCGAGGTGGAGCTGGTCGTCGCCGAACTGGGCGACGACCGGGCCGGCGACCAGATCTACCGGTTGACGTACGACGGCTCCATCGCCGACGAGGAGCATTTCGCGGCGATGGGCGGCGCCACCGAGACCATCGCCGAGGTGGTCCGCCGCGGGATCGACCCGCAGGCCGACCTCGCCGCCGCCGTCCGGCTGGCGGTCCGGGCGCTGGCGGCCGACACCTCGGCGCCGGCGCCGCGGGAGCTCGGACCGGACTCGCTGGAGGTCGCCGTGCTGGACCGGACCAGGCCGCGGCCGCGGAAGTTCCGCCGGCTGGGCCGGTCCGCGATCGCCGAGGTGCTGGCCGAGAAGGAGTCCCAGTGAGCGACGCCACCTCCCTCGACGTCACCGCGCTCGACCCGACGGTGGTGATCGGGGCGGGCCTGCTGGGTGCCTCGATCGGTGCTGCGCTCACCCGGGCGGGGGTGACTGTGCACCTGTCCGATGCGGTGCTGTCCCATGCCCGGGTCGCGGCGACGCTCGGTGCCGGCACCACCGCCAAGGCGGAGCCGGCGGCCGTACGCCTCGTCGTGGTGGCCACCCCGCCGCGTTCCCTGGCCGCGGTGATCGGCGAGGCGCTGGACCGCTACCCGAACGCCGCCGTCACCGACGTCGGCTCGGTCAAGGGCCGGGTGCTGCGCCAGCTCCAGGCGACCGGTCGCGACCTGTCCCGCTACCTGGGCTCGCACCCGATGGCCGGCAGTCAGCATTCCGGCCCGGTCAGTGCCAGCGCCGACCTCTTCGAGGACCGCACCTGGGCGGTCACCCCGCACCGCGAGGTGACCGAGGCGACGGCCGACCGGGTCCGGGCGCTGATCCGGCTGTGCGGCGCCCGGTACGTGGCGTTCACCCCCGACGAGCACGACCGGGCCGTCGCGCAGGTGTCGCACCTGCCGCAGCTGGTGTCGGTGCTGATGGCCGATCACCTGCTCGGCATCCCCACCTCCCACCTCGCGCTGGCCGGCCAGGGGCTGCGCGACGTCACCCGGATCGCCGGCTCCGACCCGGGCCTGTGGGAGCAGATCATCGCCGGCAACGTCGACGCGCTGCGCCCCGAGCTGGAGGAGGTGCGCGGTCACCTCGACGAGATGATCGCCGCCCTGGACGACCCGTTGCACAAGGTCCGGCCGATCCTGCAGCGTGGGGTGAACGGCACCCGCCAGATCCCCGGCAAGCACGGGGCGCCGGCGATGGAGTACGCCCGGCTGGTGATCGAGATCCCGGACACCCCCGGTGCGCTGGCGCAGCTCTTCCGCGACATCGCCGACGCCGGGATCAACATCGAGGACATCGACATCCAGCACGACCTGGTCCGCCAGGTGGGCTATCTCGAGGTGTCCGTGGAGCCCGGCCATGTCCATGAGGTGGCCGAGGCGATGAAGGCAGCGGGCTGGCGGCTCACCTAGCAGCCTCCCCGGCGTACGTCATGTGGCGTCGCCGAACCTTCGCCCGACGGCCACCTGCAGGACATGTGGGCGTCGGGAACTGTCGACCAGGAAAGTTAGGGTGATCAGCGTGGTAGTCGTGGCCATCGACGGGCCGAGCGGGTCGGGGAAGTCCTCGACCTCACGGGCCGTCGCCGAGCACTTCGGGTGGGCCTATCTCGACACCGGGGCGATGTACCGGGCGGTCGCCTGGGCGTGGCTCGACTCCGGCATCCCACTGGAGGACCCGGAGGCGATCGTTGAGATGGTCCGCGGCGCCCGGCTGCAGATCACCACCGACCCGGCCGCGCCCGGCATCGCCGTCGGCGGCACCGATGTGACCGCGGCGATCCGCGACCCGCGGGTCTCCGCCGAGGTCTCCAAGGTCTCCTCGATCCAGGGCGTCCGTGACGAGCTGATCGCCCGGCAGCGGGCGCTGATCGCGGCGGCCGAGGGCGGCATCGTGGTGGAGGGCCGCGACATCACCACCGTCGTCGCGCCCGACGCCGACCTGCGGATCCTGCTCGTCGCCGACCCGGCGGCCCGGGTCGCCCGCCGGGCCGCTGAACTCGGCGGCCGGGTCACCGGCGCCGAGGTGACCGACCAGGTGATCCGCCGCGACCGGGACGACTCCCGGGTGACCGCCTTCACCGAGGCCGCCGACGGCGTGACCGTCATCGATTCCACCGACGACGACCTGCCCACCGTGGTGGCCCGGGTCGTCGGCCTCGTCGAGCAGACGCTCGCCGAGGAGCACTGACCGAGAGGACCTGCCATGACCGTGGACACCCGGATCGTCCCGTCGGCCCCGCCGACCGTCCCGGTGTCCATGGTGGGGCTGCCGGCCGCCGACCGGCTGGCCGCGCCCCGCGGCGGGGCGCTGCGCCGGCTGGTCGTCCCCGCCCGGGCGGTGGTCCGCGCACTGTGGGACGTACGGGTGCACGGCGCCGACCTGGTGCCCGCCGAGGGGCCGGTGATCCTGGCCTCCAACCACATCGCCACCCTGGACGGACCGCTGGCGGTGCTGATGTCGCCGCGGCGACGGACGTACGCGCTGGCCAAGCGGGAGCTCTTCCGCGGCGCCGTCGGCGGGGTGCTGGAGCGTTCCGGGCAGATCCCGATCGACCGTGACGTGCCGGTGGACCGTACGGCGGTCGATCGGTGCATCCGGGTGCTGCGCGACGGCGCCGCGCTGGCGATCTTCCCCGAGGGGATGCGGGACACCGGGGAGTTCGCCTGGATCCGGTCGGGGGTGGCCTATCTGGCGATGGTGACCGGGGCGCCGGTGGTGCCGGTCGCGATGCTCGGCACCCGCCGGGTCGGTGGCAGCCCGCACGGCACGCCACCGCTGCGGTCGCGGATGGATGTCGTCTTCGGTGCGCCGCTGCCCGTCGCACAGGTCGGTTGGCCGCGACGCCAGGCCGCCGTACGCTCGACGGCGGAGGAGCTGCGGGTGGTCCTGGCGGCCCACGTCCGCCAGGCCGCCGCGCGCACCGGCATGCCGCTGCCCGGCGTCCCGCGCGACCGGATCGCCCAGCGCTGAGGCGGCGTTCGGTGGGGTGCTGCACTAGGCTGTGTCGGTGACCGAGAACCAGAAGCCCGTCGTCGCCATCGTCGGACGCCCCAACGTCGGCAAGTCGACGTTGGTGAACCGCATCATCGGCCGGCGGGAGGCCGTGGTCCAGGACGTTCCCGGGGTCACCCGCGACCGCATCTCGTACGACGCCACCTGGAACGGCCGCGACTTCGTCGTCGTCGACACCGGCGGCTGGGCCTCCGATGCGAAGGGTCTGGCGGCCCGGATCGCCGAGCAGGCCGAGCTGGCGATCAATGCCGCGGATGCGGTGGTGCTGGTGGTCGACGCGACGGTCGGCACCCTCGACGAGGACGAAGCCGTGGTGAGCGTGCTGCGCCGCTCCCGCAAGCCGGTGGTGCTGGCCGCCAACAAGGTCGACGACCAGCGCACCGAGGCCGAGGCCGCCGCGATGTGGAATCTCGGTCTGGGCCAGCCCTGGCCGGTGTCGGCGATCCATGGCCGGGGCACCGGCGACCTGCTCGACGCCATCGTCGACGTGCTGCCGGAGCGGTCCGCCGTGCCGGAGGAGGCGGAGGGCGGCCCGCGCCGGGTGGCCATCGTCGGCAAGCCGAACGTCGGCAAGTCCTCGCTGCTCAACCGGCTGGTCGGCACCCAGCGCTCGGTCGTCTCCGACATCTCCGGCACCACCGTGGATCCGGTCGACGAACTGGTCGAGGTCGGCGGCGAAGTCTATCGCTTCATCGACACCGCCGGTCTGCGCAAGCGGGTCAAGGAGGCCTCCGGCCACGAGTACTACGCCTCATTACGTACGGCCGGGGCGATCGAGCGGGCCGAGGTGTGCGTCGCGGTGATCGACGCCTCCGAGGAGGTCTCCGAACAGGACCTGCGGATCCTGTCGATGGTCGAGGACGCCGGCCGCGCCCTGGTGATCGCCTTCAACAAGTGGGATCTCACCGACGAGGAGCGCCGCCGCTACCTGGATCGCGAGATCGAGCGTGACCTGGTGCAGTTCCAGTG
Encoded proteins:
- the cmk gene encoding (d)CMP kinase, giving the protein MISVVVVAIDGPSGSGKSSTSRAVAEHFGWAYLDTGAMYRAVAWAWLDSGIPLEDPEAIVEMVRGARLQITTDPAAPGIAVGGTDVTAAIRDPRVSAEVSKVSSIQGVRDELIARQRALIAAAEGGIVVEGRDITTVVAPDADLRILLVADPAARVARRAAELGGRVTGAEVTDQVIRRDRDDSRVTAFTEAADGVTVIDSTDDDLPTVVARVVGLVEQTLAEEH
- the prcA gene encoding proteasome subunit alpha, whose translation is MSMPFYVAPEQQMKDRSDFARKGIARGRAVVVLRYRDGICFVAENRSLALHKISEIYDRIAFAAVGRYNEFEQLRIAGIQQADLRGYAYDRSDVTGRMLANAYAQLIGSTFSSGAEKPFEVELVVAELGDDRAGDQIYRLTYDGSIADEEHFAAMGGATETIAEVVRRGIDPQADLAAAVRLAVRALAADTSAPAPRELGPDSLEVAVLDRTRPRPRKFRRLGRSAIAEVLAEKESQ
- a CDS encoding lysophospholipid acyltransferase family protein: MTVDTRIVPSAPPTVPVSMVGLPAADRLAAPRGGALRRLVVPARAVVRALWDVRVHGADLVPAEGPVILASNHIATLDGPLAVLMSPRRRTYALAKRELFRGAVGGVLERSGQIPIDRDVPVDRTAVDRCIRVLRDGAALAIFPEGMRDTGEFAWIRSGVAYLAMVTGAPVVPVAMLGTRRVGGSPHGTPPLRSRMDVVFGAPLPVAQVGWPRRQAAVRSTAEELRVVLAAHVRQAAARTGMPLPGVPRDRIAQR
- the der gene encoding ribosome biogenesis GTPase Der; this encodes MTENQKPVVAIVGRPNVGKSTLVNRIIGRREAVVQDVPGVTRDRISYDATWNGRDFVVVDTGGWASDAKGLAARIAEQAELAINAADAVVLVVDATVGTLDEDEAVVSVLRRSRKPVVLAANKVDDQRTEAEAAAMWNLGLGQPWPVSAIHGRGTGDLLDAIVDVLPERSAVPEEAEGGPRRVAIVGKPNVGKSSLLNRLVGTQRSVVSDISGTTVDPVDELVEVGGEVYRFIDTAGLRKRVKEASGHEYYASLRTAGAIERAEVCVAVIDASEEVSEQDLRILSMVEDAGRALVIAFNKWDLTDEERRRYLDREIERDLVQFQWADHVNISALTGRNVVKLRTAIDTAIEGWETRISTGRLNAFLGRLVAAHPHPLRGGKQPRILFGTQAQAGPPTFVLFTTGELDAGYVRFVERRLREDFGFRGTPVHVEVRPRAKRS
- a CDS encoding prephenate dehydrogenase, with translation MSDATSLDVTALDPTVVIGAGLLGASIGAALTRAGVTVHLSDAVLSHARVAATLGAGTTAKAEPAAVRLVVVATPPRSLAAVIGEALDRYPNAAVTDVGSVKGRVLRQLQATGRDLSRYLGSHPMAGSQHSGPVSASADLFEDRTWAVTPHREVTEATADRVRALIRLCGARYVAFTPDEHDRAVAQVSHLPQLVSVLMADHLLGIPTSHLALAGQGLRDVTRIAGSDPGLWEQIIAGNVDALRPELEEVRGHLDEMIAALDDPLHKVRPILQRGVNGTRQIPGKHGAPAMEYARLVIEIPDTPGALAQLFRDIADAGINIEDIDIQHDLVRQVGYLEVSVEPGHVHEVAEAMKAAGWRLT